A stretch of the Sphingosinithalassobacter tenebrarum genome encodes the following:
- a CDS encoding tyrosine-type recombinase/integrase: protein MPAGLHIVRKLRNGKPAIWYVYAWRGGPCIHRQEGGQRPAVTATLTDKAAEARRELRTADDGTLATLIAAFKAPTTPEWNRLAPSTRATWTTWLDRIREEFGDTPLRIVADRRFRGDVLDWRDRWINQPRSADMAIQTFSRLLSFGVDRARITTNVLTGIDQLYEFDRSDVIWEPRHFDMLRPHASVEVMEGVELAAATGLRRGDLVRLPWTAIGEHAIIWRTSKSRGRNLVTIPLLPETRKLLDRIRTRHAAAMARQRPNRRKPLPETVLSNSRWQPWQPGGFGSRFNDAKRDSGLDLHLHDVRGTFATRCMIAGLTDQEIADILGWSVKEVAAIRVKYVDQARVVVAIGERIARASV, encoded by the coding sequence ATGCCCGCCGGCCTCCACATCGTTCGCAAGCTGCGTAACGGAAAACCTGCCATCTGGTACGTATATGCATGGCGCGGCGGCCCCTGCATCCACAGGCAGGAGGGCGGCCAGCGCCCGGCTGTCACCGCCACCTTGACTGACAAGGCCGCTGAAGCCCGGCGCGAGTTGCGCACTGCCGACGACGGCACGCTTGCCACGCTGATCGCCGCATTCAAGGCACCGACGACGCCCGAATGGAACAGGCTCGCGCCATCGACGCGCGCGACATGGACAACATGGCTGGACCGCATCCGCGAAGAATTCGGCGATACCCCGCTGCGGATCGTGGCCGATCGGCGGTTTCGCGGCGACGTCCTCGACTGGCGCGACCGCTGGATCAATCAGCCGCGCAGCGCGGACATGGCGATCCAGACATTCTCAAGACTACTGAGTTTCGGCGTCGATCGCGCGCGCATTACAACGAATGTGCTGACGGGCATCGATCAGCTATACGAATTCGATCGCTCCGATGTCATTTGGGAACCGCGGCACTTCGACATGCTTCGACCGCACGCCTCGGTGGAAGTGATGGAAGGCGTCGAACTGGCCGCCGCGACCGGACTTCGCCGCGGCGATCTGGTCAGACTTCCGTGGACCGCGATCGGCGAACACGCGATCATCTGGCGCACCAGCAAGAGCCGGGGGCGCAACCTTGTGACGATCCCCCTCTTGCCGGAAACTCGCAAGCTTCTCGATCGCATCCGCACGCGCCACGCGGCGGCGATGGCAAGGCAACGCCCGAACCGCCGCAAGCCCCTGCCCGAAACCGTGCTGTCGAACAGCCGATGGCAACCCTGGCAACCGGGCGGCTTCGGCTCGCGCTTCAACGATGCGAAAAGAGACAGCGGCCTGGATCTGCACCTGCACGATGTGCGCGGCACCTTCGCCACCCGCTGCATGATCGCCGGGCTGACCGATCAGGAAATCGCCGATATCCTCGGATGGAGCGTCAAGGAAGTCGCCGCGATCCGGGTCAAATATGTCGATCAGGCACGCGTAGTCGTCGCCATCGGAGAGCGCATCGCAAGGGCATCAGTGTAA
- a CDS encoding DNA cytosine methyltransferase: MTPLIIDNFAGGGGASTGIEAALGRAVDIAINHDEQAIRMHAVNHPGTRHIRNNIWRIDPQEVCEGRPVRLAWFSPDCKHFSKAKGGKPREKSIRDLAWIVVLWAQRVKPDVILLENVEEFRTWGPLCDEGRPIRERAGETFDKWQRALRREGYKLQFRELRACDYGAPTIRKRFFMIARRDGNPIVWPEPTHRPPGDAEFTAWRTRQRKLGFKVPSANLPHWRTAADIIDWSIPCPSIFERKKPLAENTLRRIAHGIMKFVVDNPRPFIVATDFKNTRASRVFDIEDPLRTQTAQPATAVIVPTIVGCGGRRGQSGPTDVERPYPTTTAKADSCLVSAHLVQTGYGEREGQAPRAIDAQKPLGTAVAGGVKHAVATARLMAAHFEQANGGPRNENLAGRPADAPLSTAATTGSQQRVVTSNLVKLRGTCAHGQRTDEPLHTVSAGGTHMAEVRAFLIKYYGGTSSDEGHGLDSPLGTVTVQDRFGLVTVTIEGEEYVIVDIGMRMLTPRELFNAQGFPPDYVIDRDSNGDPITKTAQVAKCGNSVCPPIAEALVRAQFAETAADRKSDGVAA; this comes from the coding sequence ATGACCCCGCTGATCATTGACAATTTCGCCGGCGGCGGCGGCGCGTCCACTGGCATCGAGGCCGCGCTCGGCCGCGCCGTGGATATCGCCATCAATCACGACGAACAGGCGATCCGCATGCACGCGGTGAACCACCCCGGCACCCGCCACATCCGCAACAATATCTGGCGGATCGACCCGCAGGAAGTCTGCGAGGGCCGCCCGGTGCGGCTCGCCTGGTTCAGCCCCGACTGCAAGCATTTCAGCAAGGCCAAGGGCGGCAAGCCCCGCGAAAAGTCCATCCGCGATCTCGCATGGATCGTCGTGTTGTGGGCGCAACGCGTCAAACCCGACGTCATCCTGCTTGAGAATGTAGAGGAATTCCGCACCTGGGGGCCGCTCTGCGACGAAGGCCGCCCGATCAGGGAGCGCGCCGGCGAAACCTTCGACAAATGGCAACGCGCCCTGCGCCGCGAAGGCTATAAACTCCAGTTCCGCGAGCTGCGCGCGTGCGATTACGGCGCGCCCACCATCCGCAAGCGATTCTTCATGATCGCCCGCCGCGACGGCAATCCGATCGTCTGGCCCGAACCGACGCACCGCCCGCCCGGCGATGCCGAATTCACCGCATGGCGCACCCGCCAGCGCAAGCTCGGCTTCAAGGTGCCCTCGGCGAACCTGCCCCACTGGCGCACCGCCGCCGACATCATCGACTGGTCGATACCCTGCCCCTCGATCTTCGAGCGCAAGAAGCCGCTCGCCGAAAATACGCTGCGCCGCATCGCGCACGGCATCATGAAATTCGTGGTCGATAATCCGCGGCCGTTCATTGTCGCGACGGACTTCAAGAATACGCGCGCGTCTCGCGTCTTCGATATTGAGGATCCGTTGCGAACGCAGACCGCGCAACCTGCGACGGCCGTCATCGTTCCCACCATCGTCGGCTGCGGCGGACGGCGCGGCCAAAGCGGCCCCACCGATGTCGAACGGCCCTATCCCACCACCACGGCCAAGGCCGATAGCTGCCTCGTTTCCGCTCATCTGGTGCAAACCGGCTATGGCGAACGCGAGGGGCAGGCACCGCGCGCGATCGATGCGCAAAAGCCGCTCGGCACCGCGGTGGCGGGCGGCGTTAAACACGCCGTCGCCACGGCCCGGCTGATGGCCGCCCATTTCGAACAGGCGAACGGCGGTCCTCGGAACGAAAATCTGGCAGGCCGACCAGCGGACGCACCGCTGTCGACCGCAGCCACCACCGGATCGCAACAACGTGTCGTCACCAGCAACCTGGTAAAGCTGCGCGGCACCTGCGCCCACGGCCAGCGCACCGACGAACCGCTCCACACCGTCAGCGCCGGCGGCACGCACATGGCCGAAGTCCGGGCCTTCCTGATCAAATATTACGGCGGAACGTCATCGGACGAAGGTCACGGCCTCGATAGCCCGCTCGGCACCGTCACGGTGCAGGATCGCTTCGGCCTGGTGACCGTCACGATAGAGGGCGAGGAATATGTCATCGTCGACATTGGCATGCGCATGCTCACTCCGCGCGAGCTGTTCAACGCGCAGGGCTTCCCGCCCGATTATGTGATCGACCGCGACAGCAACGGCGATCCGATCACCAAGACGGCGCAGGTCGCCAAATGCGGCAACAGCGTCTGCCCTCCCATCGCCGAGGCCTTGGTACGCGCACAATTCGCCGAGACGGCCGCCGATCGCAAATCAGATGGAGTCGCCGCATGA
- a CDS encoding DUF4326 domain-containing protein codes for MNASPPIFVGRSSLWNNPFEGRPKIGAERARILYGYWLPGTLHPYVLRCAGFGHDEIDGLERMRKRVVASFDQLRDQRLICRCGNPRTCHRPILARASEAAQ; via the coding sequence ATGAACGCCTCGCCGCCCATATTCGTCGGCCGCTCCTCGCTATGGAACAATCCATTCGAGGGGCGGCCCAAGATCGGCGCCGAACGCGCGCGCATCCTGTACGGCTATTGGCTGCCCGGCACGCTCCACCCCTATGTGCTTCGCTGCGCGGGGTTCGGCCATGACGAAATAGACGGCCTGGAGCGCATGCGCAAGCGTGTCGTGGCCAGTTTCGACCAACTGCGCGACCAACGCCTGATTTGCCGCTGCGGCAACCCGCGCACCTGCCACCGACCCATTCTCGCGCGCGCATCGGAGGCCGCCCAATGA
- a CDS encoding DUF6948 domain-containing protein — MKQVLITTAHRGVFAGEIADDQDITAKAMPLNNARMAIYWGTTKGLMQLCETGPTESSRISAPADIPVLHDITAVFTITPEAWAKWQEA, encoded by the coding sequence ATGAAACAAGTATTGATAACCACCGCCCATCGCGGTGTCTTCGCCGGCGAAATCGCCGACGATCAGGATATCACCGCCAAGGCGATGCCCCTGAACAACGCCCGCATGGCGATCTACTGGGGCACTACCAAGGGGCTGATGCAGCTCTGCGAAACCGGCCCCACCGAAAGCAGCAGGATCAGCGCCCCGGCCGATATTCCGGTCCTGCACGATATCACCGCCGTTTTCACCATCACGCCCGAAGCATGGGCGAAATGGCAAGAGGCGTGA
- a CDS encoding helix-turn-helix domain-containing protein, producing the protein MEGESIFDEDVDRRSGNLLRAWREHRGMTQEQLASAVNTTGSVISLLEAGDRKLSPKWLYRLAPALDTTPGYLLDHHPEDLPDDIIETWSSIPQAQRKHAREVLQTFRHRTGTED; encoded by the coding sequence ATGGAAGGCGAATCGATCTTCGACGAAGATGTCGACCGCAGAAGCGGCAACCTCTTGCGCGCATGGCGCGAACACAGAGGAATGACTCAGGAGCAGCTCGCCAGCGCTGTCAACACAACAGGTTCGGTGATCAGCTTGCTGGAGGCAGGAGACAGAAAACTATCTCCAAAATGGCTTTACCGCCTGGCTCCCGCGCTGGATACCACGCCGGGATATTTGCTCGATCATCACCCCGAAGATCTGCCCGACGATATCATCGAAACATGGTCATCAATTCCCCAGGCGCAGCGAAAGCACGCGCGCGAAGTCCTACAGACCTTTCGACACCGTACAGGAACAGAAGACTGA
- a CDS encoding helix-turn-helix domain-containing protein: MKKPTPTDVSKTCGISVSYASQLLGGTRTPSQALAIRLFDAFGLKLGPLSGLSDCDAASLAKIMGNQGSPGSGLPTSEGAPA, translated from the coding sequence ATGAAAAAGCCCACGCCTACGGATGTCTCCAAGACTTGCGGCATCAGTGTTTCCTATGCGAGCCAGTTGCTTGGGGGCACGCGAACGCCTTCTCAGGCGCTTGCCATTCGACTGTTCGACGCATTCGGCTTGAAGCTCGGCCCGCTGTCCGGGCTCAGCGATTGCGATGCGGCTAGTCTTGCCAAGATCATGGGAAACCAAGGTTCGCCCGGGTCGGGCTTGCCGACTTCCGAAGGGGCGCCCGCATGA
- a CDS encoding phage regulatory CII family protein — protein sequence MAELSQEERSLALATKRAVQAAGGLEACSAETGLSTSQLSRCGSAHDRDSLTLRDAATITQLGAGEPHMLNALARIAGGVFMMLPQAGNSGSVESCLIDLASEFGAEAQSVREAMADREWTRGELADALDRLDRMDGASARLRHALNQLHAGMEGRR from the coding sequence ATGGCTGAGCTTTCGCAGGAAGAGCGCAGCCTGGCGCTGGCGACGAAGCGCGCCGTTCAGGCGGCGGGCGGGCTGGAGGCGTGTTCGGCGGAGACCGGGCTTTCGACCAGTCAGTTGTCGCGGTGCGGCAGCGCGCACGATCGCGACAGCCTGACGCTGCGCGACGCGGCGACGATCACGCAACTGGGTGCGGGGGAGCCGCACATGCTGAACGCGCTGGCGCGGATTGCGGGCGGGGTGTTCATGATGCTGCCGCAGGCGGGGAATTCGGGCAGCGTTGAATCGTGCCTGATCGATCTGGCGTCCGAATTCGGCGCCGAGGCGCAATCGGTCCGCGAGGCGATGGCCGATCGCGAATGGACGCGCGGCGAGTTGGCCGACGCGCTCGACCGGCTCGACCGGATGGACGGCGCGAGCGCGCGGCTGCGCCATGCGCTCAATCAGTTGCATGCGGGAATGGAGGGGCGGCGGTGA
- a CDS encoding DNA polymerase III subunit beta yields the protein MIEVERKTMLQAMELASMASMSRSTIPVLTALKAQANGALSFTGCDLNMAVEARCSYSGDAAAPFLIQNPRAVRHLLNHAGGKSVKLTPGEGGKDPLGIAAADIRAESSQDFHVDDFPVTPPISNVAFSATLAPAHIDALRRVSRAMSKEETRYYLNGVFLHRINEWTVRAVATDGHRLIVAALSLIDCDMPLDGVIIPRDAIKLITGPLSKGDGMAFRIGNAAPANAAGDLAPTTAMTQCEVEARIGDVAVRLTSKTIDGIFPDYSKVIPRGEGVVVSVATADLRRAVQALTLPGGGYPALRLSFSPKGCLEIETTSSARAVGLSGKMCIDVEGFPEKRAGFAVGFNSHYMADLLAVLHGERIEFQFDLEHLDSAPAIVRDPADESLFAVQMPVRV from the coding sequence ATGATCGAAGTAGAGCGCAAGACAATGCTGCAGGCGATGGAGCTTGCATCGATGGCGTCGATGTCGCGATCGACCATTCCGGTGCTGACGGCGCTGAAGGCGCAGGCCAATGGCGCGCTTTCTTTCACGGGCTGCGATCTCAACATGGCGGTGGAGGCGCGTTGTTCCTATTCGGGTGACGCCGCTGCGCCATTCCTGATTCAGAATCCGCGTGCGGTGCGCCATTTGCTCAATCATGCCGGCGGGAAATCCGTAAAACTGACGCCGGGTGAAGGCGGCAAGGACCCGCTGGGCATCGCGGCGGCGGACATCCGGGCGGAATCATCGCAGGACTTCCACGTCGACGATTTCCCGGTCACGCCGCCGATTTCCAACGTTGCGTTTTCCGCGACGCTGGCGCCCGCGCATATCGATGCGCTGCGGCGGGTGTCGCGGGCGATGTCGAAGGAAGAAACCCGCTATTATCTCAACGGCGTTTTTCTGCATCGGATCAATGAATGGACGGTGCGGGCGGTGGCGACCGATGGGCATCGCCTGATTGTCGCCGCGCTGTCGCTGATCGATTGCGACATGCCGCTGGACGGAGTGATCATTCCGCGCGACGCGATCAAGCTGATCACCGGGCCGCTGAGCAAGGGCGACGGCATGGCGTTTCGGATCGGGAATGCGGCGCCGGCGAATGCCGCGGGCGACCTGGCGCCAACGACAGCGATGACGCAATGCGAAGTCGAAGCGCGGATCGGCGATGTCGCGGTGCGACTGACCAGCAAGACGATCGACGGGATATTTCCCGATTATTCGAAGGTGATCCCGAGAGGGGAGGGGGTTGTCGTTTCGGTTGCCACCGCCGATCTGCGTCGTGCCGTTCAGGCGCTGACGCTGCCCGGCGGCGGATATCCCGCACTGCGGCTGTCCTTTTCGCCGAAAGGGTGTCTGGAAATCGAAACGACCAGCTCTGCGCGGGCGGTGGGGTTGTCCGGCAAGATGTGTATCGACGTCGAAGGTTTTCCCGAAAAGCGGGCCGGGTTCGCTGTCGGGTTCAACAGCCATTATATGGCCGACCTGCTGGCGGTGCTGCATGGCGAGCGCATCGAATTCCAGTTCGACCTGGAGCATCTCGACAGTGCACCCGCGATCGTGCGCGATCCTGCGGACGAAAGCCTGTTCGCCGTACAGATGCCGGTCCGGGTCTGA
- a CDS encoding DNA-methyltransferase, which translates to MTVTIHVGDCIAELRKLPPESVDCCVTSPPYWGLRDYGVAGQMGLEPTLGEHIAAMVAVFQEVRRVLKPTGSLWLNYGDCYATSPNGRSAADTKAAATDDRTFRDKPFSTVGPVPGGYLKPKDLCMIPNRLAIALQDAGWWVRSEIVWGKPNAMPDSSGVYRPSGAHEKIFLLTKSGDGDVWRARDTGALSLSPDLSERCPLVTKPEEMGPRWVRLGSWYDADAVRMPPVDGARGPVNGWVREGEAHSAIAANHASRVRGHARPDSGFNERWDAMSRAEQMANGRLLRNYERDLAPIVPPEVWEIATAAFSDAHFATFPPALVAPCVMAGCPAGGVVLDPFGGAGTTGLVADRLGRDAILIELNPEYAAMARERLRAGLARVAGDRAPQAAIGGLFGDFEAVA; encoded by the coding sequence ATGACAGTGACGATCCATGTCGGCGACTGCATCGCCGAGCTGCGCAAGCTGCCCCCCGAGAGCGTCGATTGCTGTGTCACGTCGCCGCCCTATTGGGGGCTGCGCGATTATGGCGTGGCGGGGCAGATGGGGCTCGAGCCGACGCTGGGCGAGCATATCGCGGCGATGGTGGCGGTGTTCCAGGAAGTGCGGCGCGTGCTGAAGCCAACCGGTTCGCTGTGGCTGAATTACGGCGATTGCTATGCGACGTCGCCGAACGGGCGCAGCGCGGCCGATACCAAGGCGGCGGCGACCGATGACCGGACGTTTCGCGACAAGCCGTTTTCGACGGTGGGGCCGGTGCCGGGCGGTTATCTGAAGCCCAAGGATCTGTGCATGATCCCGAACCGGCTCGCCATCGCGCTGCAGGATGCCGGGTGGTGGGTGCGCAGCGAGATCGTGTGGGGCAAGCCCAATGCGATGCCGGATTCCAGTGGCGTCTATCGGCCGTCCGGCGCGCATGAAAAGATTTTCCTGCTGACCAAATCGGGTGACGGAGATGTCTGGCGCGCGCGCGATACCGGGGCGCTGAGCCTTTCGCCGGATCTGAGCGAGCGTTGTCCGCTGGTGACGAAGCCGGAGGAAATGGGGCCGCGCTGGGTGCGGCTCGGCAGCTGGTATGATGCCGATGCGGTGCGGATGCCGCCGGTAGATGGCGCTCGCGGCCCGGTGAATGGCTGGGTTCGTGAGGGCGAGGCGCATAGTGCAATCGCGGCAAATCATGCATCGCGTGTTCGCGGGCATGCGCGCCCCGATTCTGGGTTCAACGAGCGTTGGGACGCGATGTCGCGTGCCGAGCAAATGGCGAATGGCCGTCTGCTGCGCAATTACGAGCGCGACCTGGCGCCGATCGTGCCGCCCGAAGTGTGGGAAATCGCCACCGCCGCGTTTTCCGATGCGCATTTCGCGACGTTTCCGCCGGCGCTGGTCGCGCCGTGCGTGATGGCGGGATGCCCGGCGGGCGGGGTGGTGCTCGATCCGTTCGGCGGCGCGGGGACGACGGGGCTGGTGGCCGATCGGCTCGGCCGCGATGCGATCCTGATCGAATTGAACCCCGAATATGCGGCGATGGCCCGTGAGCGTCTGCGCGCCGGTCTGGCGCGAGTGGCGGGCGATCGTGCGCCGCAGGCGGCGATCGGCGGGCTGTTCGGTGATTTCGAGGCCGTCGCGTGA
- a CDS encoding CHC2 zinc finger domain-containing protein — translation MNAGAFRQDDAAFRERIAEVRARADIVGIIGKAVKLGRGAKPRGKCPFHGSKSDSFSVDPDKGYARCYGCDWHGDAIRFLQDFYNLPFREAFDRAASSSGGAGLPAAPLVREKAQSRQRESGAPPVGSLEMARWIWAHSAPDFDAVCTWLRARGVPGDVLTPHRLRDVRFAGLAPIWAWPEDRGPGDVPQAPAMVALIRAAPGGARAAWRPIGLHVTYLAPSLTAKMVRRRADGSEMMARKMLGSAAGGCVLLPADGVTHDAMPEGVPLAVGEGIETTLCGLRHAGGAGVTGVAVLSLQNLQGMPEKTGKQGAIAMFDPRPAAPPAPQAVTWPHRGRVTVLVDADMAPLTGPIDRAGGQRRGVAMIDRRRGPVVHRTMTTAERADLCGALAVRAWRARGADARAVRPPMGMDFNDVERVA, via the coding sequence GTGAATGCCGGCGCTTTCCGACAGGACGATGCCGCGTTTCGCGAGCGCATCGCCGAAGTGCGGGCGCGGGCGGATATCGTCGGGATTATCGGCAAGGCGGTGAAGCTGGGGCGGGGTGCCAAGCCGCGCGGGAAGTGTCCGTTTCACGGCAGCAAATCGGACAGTTTCTCGGTCGATCCCGACAAGGGCTATGCGCGCTGTTACGGGTGCGACTGGCATGGCGACGCGATCCGGTTCCTGCAGGATTTCTATAATCTGCCGTTTCGCGAGGCATTCGATCGCGCCGCATCGTCGAGCGGCGGGGCCGGGCTGCCCGCCGCGCCGCTGGTGCGCGAAAAGGCGCAATCGCGGCAGCGGGAAAGCGGGGCGCCGCCGGTCGGATCGCTGGAAATGGCGCGCTGGATATGGGCGCATTCGGCGCCCGATTTCGATGCCGTTTGCACCTGGCTGCGCGCGCGCGGCGTTCCCGGGGACGTGCTGACGCCGCACCGGCTGCGCGACGTTCGCTTTGCCGGGCTGGCGCCGATATGGGCATGGCCGGAGGATCGCGGGCCGGGCGATGTGCCGCAGGCGCCGGCGATGGTGGCGCTGATACGCGCGGCACCGGGCGGCGCGCGCGCGGCGTGGCGGCCGATCGGGCTGCACGTCACCTATCTGGCGCCGTCATTGACCGCCAAGATGGTGCGCAGGCGCGCCGACGGCAGCGAGATGATGGCGCGCAAGATGCTGGGTTCGGCGGCGGGCGGGTGCGTGTTGCTGCCCGCCGACGGCGTGACGCATGACGCGATGCCGGAGGGCGTGCCGCTGGCGGTGGGCGAAGGTATCGAGACGACGCTGTGCGGCCTGCGCCATGCCGGCGGGGCGGGGGTGACGGGGGTTGCCGTGCTGAGCCTGCAGAATTTGCAGGGGATGCCCGAAAAGACCGGGAAACAGGGCGCGATCGCGATGTTCGATCCGCGCCCGGCGGCGCCGCCCGCGCCGCAGGCGGTAACCTGGCCGCATCGCGGGCGGGTGACGGTGCTGGTCGATGCGGACATGGCGCCGCTGACCGGACCGATCGACCGCGCCGGCGGGCAGCGCCGCGGTGTGGCGATGATCGACCGGCGGCGCGGGCCGGTGGTGCACCGGACGATGACGACAGCGGAGCGGGCCGACCTGTGCGGCGCGCTGGCCGTGCGTGCCTGGCGCGCGCGGGGCGCCGATGCGCGCGCGGTGCGGCCGCCGATGGGGATGGATTTCAACGATGTGGAGCGGGTGGCATGA
- a CDS encoding helix-turn-helix domain-containing protein yields MKTIYAACLSRLGLSQSEAASRHGVRIDTVKSWSAGRNPVPQGAWDDLRAYEAQIVDRSEGIREAWESNGEIREIVATWQDARGLMALADFVLNAPVRPG; encoded by the coding sequence ATGAAAACGATCTACGCAGCTTGCCTTTCCCGCCTCGGGCTATCCCAGTCCGAAGCGGCTTCGCGACATGGCGTCCGAATCGACACAGTGAAATCATGGTCAGCGGGGCGAAACCCGGTGCCGCAGGGAGCATGGGATGACCTGCGCGCGTACGAAGCACAGATTGTTGACCGCTCCGAAGGAATCCGGGAGGCTTGGGAAAGCAACGGCGAAATTCGCGAGATCGTCGCGACTTGGCAAGATGCTCGCGGCTTGATGGCCCTCGCAGACTTCGTGCTGAACGCGCCTGTTCGACCGGGTTAA
- a CDS encoding DUF2312 domain-containing protein has product MTASRLRHFVERIRRLMGERAAISEDIRSVYSEAKADGFDAGTIRRLIARMEMAPDDREEADALLATYEAAIGGLIDAEAERRLTDTRPDAAAIALEMLTADIVGLEDEARAAALVEHVTILLDIRAEIAVLRGQERARKAMAKDEGFDAKQIGATVHWFEKCVKHGEDAMRAAEATFHLYRGTVEADRIAPAAMSDRDRGLMAKFAGRDPAAEKRSAARKRLSGTIATLNAMDAATRRGGGHG; this is encoded by the coding sequence GTGACCGCTTCCCGTCTGCGCCATTTCGTCGAACGCATCCGCCGGCTGATGGGTGAGCGCGCGGCGATTTCGGAGGATATCCGATCGGTTTATTCCGAAGCGAAGGCCGATGGCTTCGACGCGGGGACGATCCGGCGGTTGATCGCGCGGATGGAAATGGCGCCGGACGATCGCGAGGAAGCCGACGCGCTGCTGGCGACCTATGAAGCGGCGATCGGCGGGTTGATCGATGCCGAAGCCGAGCGGCGGCTGACCGATACTCGCCCTGACGCGGCGGCGATCGCGCTCGAGATGCTGACCGCCGATATCGTGGGGCTGGAGGATGAAGCGCGGGCGGCGGCACTGGTGGAGCATGTCACCATACTGCTGGACATTCGCGCCGAGATTGCCGTGCTGCGCGGGCAGGAGCGCGCGCGCAAGGCGATGGCGAAAGATGAAGGATTCGACGCGAAGCAGATCGGCGCCACCGTGCACTGGTTCGAGAAATGCGTGAAACATGGCGAGGATGCCATGCGCGCGGCGGAGGCGACGTTCCATTTGTATCGCGGAACGGTGGAGGCCGATCGCATCGCGCCGGCGGCGATGTCCGACCGCGACCGGGGATTGATGGCGAAATTCGCGGGCAGGGATCCTGCTGCGGAGAAGCGCAGCGCGGCGCGAAAGCGCCTGTCAGGCACGATCGCGACGTTGAACGCGATGGACGCGGCAACGCGCCGGGGAGGCGGGCATGGCTGA